A single genomic interval of Pelagerythrobacter marensis harbors:
- the mobA gene encoding NTP transferase domain-containing protein, translated as MTVTALIMAGKRSGVRDPLAARAGVAQKCVVPVGGKPMIEHVVEAVAACPQVGEIRIVAHEPDEIAAIPLVAKLAGEGRLAFRPGAFNLVDSVFSGAEGARFPLLITTADNCLVTAEGYGEFIEKALAEEAGAAAALARKEDVNAADPEGQKRFYEFADGSYSNCNTYWIGGAEALSAAEIMRSGGQFVKYPRRIAKAFGLLNLVRFYLGWGSKEKLFAQVSRRFGFKLVPIVLSRGEYAVDVDNERTFEVTERLLAKRAAAG; from the coding sequence GTGACCGTCACTGCACTCATCATGGCCGGGAAGCGTTCGGGCGTGCGCGATCCGCTCGCGGCGCGCGCGGGCGTGGCGCAGAAATGCGTCGTCCCCGTGGGCGGCAAGCCGATGATCGAACATGTCGTCGAGGCGGTCGCCGCTTGCCCGCAAGTGGGCGAGATCCGCATCGTCGCGCACGAGCCGGACGAGATCGCCGCCATTCCGCTGGTGGCGAAGCTGGCGGGCGAGGGGCGGCTGGCGTTCCGGCCCGGTGCCTTCAACCTCGTCGACAGCGTGTTCTCCGGCGCGGAAGGCGCGCGCTTCCCACTGCTGATAACCACGGCCGACAACTGCCTCGTCACTGCCGAAGGATATGGCGAATTCATCGAAAAGGCCCTGGCGGAAGAGGCCGGCGCCGCTGCGGCCCTCGCGCGCAAGGAAGACGTGAACGCCGCCGATCCCGAGGGGCAGAAACGGTTCTACGAATTCGCCGATGGCAGCTATTCGAACTGCAACACCTACTGGATCGGCGGTGCGGAGGCGCTTTCCGCGGCCGAAATCATGCGCAGCGGCGGGCAGTTCGTGAAATACCCGCGCCGGATCGCCAAGGCGTTCGGCCTGCTCAACCTCGTGCGGTTCTATCTCGGCTGGGGTTCGAAGGAGAAGCTGTTCGCCCAGGTTTCGCGCCGGTTCGGTTTCAAGCTGGTGCCGATCGTGCTGTCGCGCGGCGAATACGCGGTGGATGTCGACAACGAGCGCACGTTCGAAGTCACCGAGCGCCTGCTTGCCAAGCGGGCGGCGGCGGGTTGA
- the gcvPB gene encoding aminomethyl-transferring glycine dehydrogenase subunit GcvPB: MKAPNKSGWKPEMNAAEDGMHEGPATATGNRALMLEEPLIFEIGHAQTSGVDLPAIDRSGPDRLGGMARTEPIGLPGLSEPETIRHYTRLSRQNYAIDLGLFPLGSCTMKHNPRLNEKVARMPGFADVHPLQPVSTVRGALEVINELAFWLIELTGMHGVAMSPKAGAHGELCGILCIRAALEARGDAREVILVPESAHGTNPATAAFAGYRVENIPANADGRVDLEALKARLGPDVAAVMITNPNTCGLFERDMKAISDAVHAAGGFVYCDGANFNAIVGKVRPGDLGVDAMHINLHKTFSTPHGGGGPGSGPVVLSEALSPYGPLPFTARTADGVVHLVEEENAAAFEHTQAFGRMTAFHGQMGMFTRALAYILSHGADGLKQVAEDAVLNANYILRSLDDLLEAPFGHSGPCMHEALFGDKGFGEGLSTLDLAKSLIDEGYHPMTMYFPLVVHGAMLIEPTETESKAGLDQFIAALRSVAERAKSGDARMKRAPYYAPRRRLDETQAARKPVLAWQEPDSAR, encoded by the coding sequence ATGAAAGCTCCGAACAAGTCCGGCTGGAAGCCCGAAATGAACGCCGCCGAAGACGGTATGCACGAAGGTCCCGCCACGGCCACCGGCAACCGCGCGCTGATGCTGGAAGAGCCGCTGATTTTCGAGATCGGCCATGCGCAGACCAGCGGCGTCGACTTGCCCGCAATCGACCGGAGCGGCCCCGACCGCCTTGGCGGCATGGCTCGCACCGAGCCGATCGGCTTGCCGGGATTGTCGGAGCCGGAGACGATCCGCCACTACACCCGCCTCAGCCGGCAGAACTATGCCATCGATCTCGGGCTCTTCCCGCTCGGCAGCTGCACGATGAAGCACAATCCGCGGCTGAACGAGAAAGTCGCGCGCATGCCCGGCTTCGCCGACGTGCATCCGCTGCAGCCGGTATCGACCGTGCGCGGCGCGCTGGAGGTGATCAATGAGCTTGCCTTCTGGCTGATCGAGCTGACCGGGATGCACGGCGTGGCGATGAGCCCCAAGGCGGGGGCGCATGGCGAGCTGTGCGGCATTCTGTGCATTCGCGCCGCGCTGGAGGCACGGGGCGATGCGCGCGAGGTGATCCTCGTGCCCGAAAGCGCGCATGGCACCAATCCGGCCACGGCGGCCTTCGCCGGCTACCGGGTGGAAAACATCCCCGCCAATGCCGACGGCCGGGTCGATCTCGAGGCGCTGAAAGCCCGCCTCGGGCCGGATGTGGCTGCGGTGATGATCACCAATCCCAACACCTGCGGCCTGTTCGAACGCGACATGAAGGCGATTTCCGACGCGGTCCATGCCGCGGGGGGCTTCGTCTATTGCGACGGGGCGAACTTCAACGCCATCGTGGGCAAAGTGCGGCCCGGCGATCTCGGCGTCGATGCCATGCACATCAACCTGCACAAGACCTTCTCGACCCCGCACGGGGGCGGCGGGCCGGGCTCCGGGCCGGTGGTCCTGTCCGAAGCCCTGTCGCCCTATGGCCCGCTGCCGTTCACCGCGCGCACGGCCGATGGCGTGGTGCATCTGGTGGAGGAGGAGAACGCCGCCGCGTTCGAGCACACGCAGGCCTTCGGCCGCATGACGGCTTTCCATGGCCAGATGGGCATGTTCACTCGTGCGCTGGCTTACATTCTCAGCCATGGCGCGGATGGGCTGAAGCAGGTGGCGGAAGACGCCGTGCTCAACGCCAACTATATCCTGCGCAGCCTGGACGATCTGCTGGAGGCCCCCTTCGGCCACAGCGGCCCCTGCATGCACGAGGCGCTGTTCGGCGACAAAGGCTTCGGCGAAGGGCTTTCGACGCTCGATCTTGCCAAATCGCTGATCGACGAGGGGTATCATCCGATGACGATGTACTTCCCGCTGGTCGTCCACGGCGCGATGTTGATCGAGCCGACGGAGACCGAGAGCAAGGCGGGCCTCGACCAGTTCATCGCCGCGCTTCGCAGCGTGGCCGAGCGGGCGAAATCGGGCGACGCGCGCATGAAGCGGGCGCCCTATTATGCGCCTCGCCGGCGGCTCGACGAAACGCAGGCCGCGCGCAAGCCGGTGCTTGCGTGGCAGGAACCGGACAGCGCCCGATAG
- the gcvPA gene encoding aminomethyl-transferring glycine dehydrogenase subunit GcvPA: MRYLPLTDTDREAMLAKVGASSIDDLFADVPEEARLSGPIEGLPLHASEMAVERHMRRLSKKNLAAADAPFFLGAGAYRHHVPATVDHIIQRGEFLTAYTPYQPEIAQGTLQMLFEFQTQVARLYGCAVANASMYDGSTACWEAVAMAARVTRRKRVVLSGALHPHYAEVVRTMAKFTDDEIADALPSLQGTPDNDGLIARIDDETSCVVVQYPDILGRIPDLAAIADAAHARGALLIAVNTEPVALGAIRSPGELGADIVVGEGQAIGVGLQFGGPYLGLFAVRDAKHVRQMPGRLCGETVDAEGKRGFVLTLSTREQHIRREKATSNICTNSGLCALAFSVHMTLLGEKGLRQLAAWNHSLACKAADRLTQIPGVRLLNDNFFNEFTVTLGTDARRVVRKLADDGVLAGVSLGRLFPQAEALKDGLLVAVTETTTEEDIETLASALQEALA; encoded by the coding sequence ATGCGCTACCTTCCCCTGACCGATACCGATCGCGAAGCAATGCTCGCAAAAGTGGGTGCCTCGTCGATCGACGACCTCTTTGCCGATGTGCCGGAGGAAGCGCGCCTTTCCGGCCCGATCGAGGGATTGCCGCTCCACGCCAGCGAGATGGCGGTCGAACGGCACATGCGGCGCCTGTCGAAGAAGAACCTCGCGGCGGCGGACGCGCCGTTCTTCCTCGGCGCAGGGGCCTATCGCCATCACGTTCCGGCCACCGTCGATCATATCATCCAGCGCGGCGAGTTTCTGACCGCCTACACGCCCTATCAGCCGGAAATCGCGCAGGGCACGCTGCAGATGCTGTTCGAGTTCCAGACGCAGGTCGCACGCCTTTATGGCTGCGCGGTCGCCAATGCCTCGATGTACGATGGCTCCACCGCCTGCTGGGAAGCGGTCGCGATGGCGGCGCGCGTGACCCGGCGCAAGCGCGTGGTTCTCTCGGGCGCGCTGCACCCGCACTATGCCGAAGTCGTGCGGACGATGGCCAAGTTCACCGACGACGAGATCGCCGATGCGCTCCCCTCGCTGCAGGGCACGCCCGACAACGACGGGCTGATCGCGCGGATCGACGACGAGACCTCGTGCGTCGTCGTGCAGTATCCCGACATCCTCGGCCGCATTCCCGATCTCGCCGCGATCGCCGACGCCGCGCATGCCAGGGGCGCGCTGCTGATCGCGGTCAATACCGAGCCGGTGGCGCTCGGCGCGATCCGGTCGCCGGGCGAGCTGGGCGCGGATATCGTTGTGGGCGAAGGGCAGGCGATCGGCGTCGGCCTGCAGTTCGGCGGTCCGTACCTCGGTCTGTTCGCGGTGCGCGATGCCAAACATGTGCGTCAGATGCCGGGGCGGCTGTGCGGCGAAACCGTCGATGCTGAGGGCAAGCGAGGCTTCGTGCTGACGCTTTCCACCCGCGAACAGCATATCCGGCGGGAGAAAGCGACCAGCAATATCTGCACCAACAGCGGGTTGTGCGCCCTCGCCTTTTCGGTCCACATGACTCTGCTGGGCGAGAAAGGGTTGCGGCAACTCGCCGCCTGGAACCATTCGCTTGCGTGCAAAGCTGCCGACCGGTTGACGCAGATCCCCGGCGTGCGTCTGTTGAACGACAATTTCTTCAACGAATTCACGGTCACGCTGGGCACCGACGCGCGCCGGGTCGTGCGCAAGCTGGCGGACGACGGGGTCCTCGCCGGGGTCTCGCTCGGCCGGCTTTTCCCGCAGGCCGAGGCGCTGAAGGATGGCCTGCTGGTCGCCGTCACCGAGACCACTACGGAGGAGGACATCGAAACGCTGGCCTCCGCCCTGCAGGAGGCGCTGGCATGA
- the gcvH gene encoding glycine cleavage system protein GcvH — translation MARYYTDEHEWIDVEGDTATVGITDYAQGQLGDIVFVELPAVGTSVEKGKDAAVVESVKAASDVYAPIDGEVTETNDALDDDPALVNSSPEDGGWFFKLTIADTSQLEGLMDEAAYQSFVEGL, via the coding sequence ATGGCCCGATACTATACCGACGAGCATGAATGGATCGATGTCGAGGGCGACACCGCCACGGTCGGAATTACCGATTACGCGCAAGGCCAGCTCGGCGACATCGTGTTCGTCGAACTGCCGGCGGTCGGCACATCGGTCGAGAAAGGCAAGGACGCGGCCGTGGTCGAAAGCGTCAAGGCGGCAAGCGACGTCTACGCGCCGATCGACGGCGAGGTGACCGAGACCAACGATGCGCTCGACGACGATCCGGCACTGGTCAATTCCAGCCCCGAGGACGGTGGCTGGTTCTTCAAGCTGACCATCGCCGACACGTCGCAGCTCGAAGGGCTGATGGACGAGGCGGCCTACCAGAGCTTCGTCGAAGGGCTGTGA
- a CDS encoding enoyl-CoA hydratase-related protein, with protein MADHETITVEQRDAVTLITLNRPKALNALNSKVLEELIEAFAAYQADSSQLCAVLTGSGDKAFAAGADIKEMSEKEAADFYLEDFFAPWTHEIVKKTRKPWIAAVNGFALGGGCELAMMADFIIASDKAKFGQPEIKLGVAPGMGGSQRLTRAVGKAKAMEMCLTGRMMDAEEAERSNLVARVVPHDRLLDEALKTAAEIASMPPMAAIANKEMVNAAFETALDQGLVIERRIFQILAASEDKKEGMAAFIEKRDGQWKGR; from the coding sequence ATGGCCGACCACGAAACCATCACCGTCGAACAGCGCGACGCCGTCACGCTGATCACGCTCAACCGGCCGAAGGCGCTCAATGCGCTCAATTCCAAGGTCCTTGAGGAATTGATCGAAGCCTTTGCCGCCTATCAGGCCGACAGCAGCCAGCTCTGCGCGGTTTTGACCGGATCGGGCGACAAGGCCTTCGCCGCCGGCGCCGACATCAAGGAAATGAGCGAGAAGGAAGCCGCCGACTTCTATCTGGAAGATTTCTTCGCCCCCTGGACCCACGAGATCGTCAAGAAAACGCGCAAGCCCTGGATTGCCGCGGTGAACGGCTTTGCGCTGGGTGGCGGGTGCGAATTGGCGATGATGGCCGACTTCATTATCGCCAGCGACAAGGCAAAGTTCGGCCAGCCCGAAATCAAGCTCGGCGTTGCCCCCGGCATGGGCGGCAGCCAGCGCCTGACCCGCGCCGTGGGCAAGGCCAAGGCGATGGAAATGTGCCTGACCGGCCGGATGATGGACGCCGAGGAAGCCGAACGCAGCAATCTCGTTGCCCGCGTGGTGCCGCATGACCGGCTGCTCGACGAAGCGCTGAAGACCGCGGCCGAGATCGCCTCAATGCCGCCGATGGCCGCGATCGCGAACAAGGAAATGGTCAATGCCGCTTTCGAAACCGCGCTCGACCAGGGCCTGGTGATCGAACGCCGCATCTTCCAGATCCTCGCCGCGAGCGAGGACAAGAAGGAAGGCATGGCGGCCTTCATCGAAAAGCGCGACGGGCAGTGGAAGGGGCGGTGA
- the gcvT gene encoding glycine cleavage system aminomethyltransferase GcvT: MSETEDNAEPAKLPLDAWHRDQGARMVPFAGYEMPIQYEGIVAEHEWTRTHAGLFDVSHMGQLLVSGADAAAALEALLPGDISALKPGRLRYSLLLDDNGGILDDLMVTNVTAEGGVPTYYLVVNGATKWDDIAHLRENLPDEITLTHLADRALLAVQGPEAATALRRVFRDAMGDLRFMQGTRFDFGEIEIGISRSGYTGEDGFELSVPAEHAETIAGRLCAEIEIKPIGLGARDSLRLEAGLPLYGHDLSSETDPVSADLGFAISKRRRSEGGFPGAERILSLLASGTGTKRVGLALEGRLPAREGAPIFNGETEVGKVTSGGFAPTLGHPIAMGYVASDCANEGTALEIEVRGKRLPATVTAMPFVPHNYYRGDK; this comes from the coding sequence ATGAGCGAAACCGAAGACAACGCCGAACCCGCAAAGCTGCCGCTCGATGCCTGGCATCGCGACCAGGGCGCGCGCATGGTGCCCTTCGCGGGATATGAAATGCCGATCCAGTATGAAGGGATCGTGGCCGAACACGAATGGACCCGCACCCATGCCGGGCTGTTCGACGTCAGCCACATGGGGCAGCTCCTGGTCAGCGGCGCGGACGCGGCGGCCGCGCTGGAGGCCTTGCTGCCGGGCGACATTTCCGCCCTGAAGCCCGGCCGCCTGCGCTATTCGCTGCTGCTCGACGACAACGGCGGCATTCTGGACGACCTGATGGTGACGAACGTCACCGCCGAAGGCGGCGTGCCGACCTATTACCTGGTGGTCAACGGCGCGACCAAGTGGGACGACATTGCCCATTTGCGCGAAAATCTGCCCGACGAAATCACCCTGACCCATCTTGCGGACCGGGCGCTGCTCGCGGTGCAGGGGCCGGAGGCGGCGACCGCGCTGCGCCGCGTGTTCCGCGATGCCATGGGCGACCTCAGGTTCATGCAGGGCACCAGATTCGATTTCGGCGAGATCGAGATCGGCATCAGCCGTTCGGGCTATACCGGAGAGGACGGATTCGAGCTGTCGGTGCCGGCCGAGCATGCCGAAACGATCGCCGGGCGCCTCTGCGCGGAAATCGAGATCAAGCCCATCGGCCTCGGCGCGCGCGATTCGCTGCGTCTGGAAGCGGGGCTGCCGCTCTATGGCCACGATCTTTCGTCCGAAACCGATCCGGTGAGCGCCGACCTGGGCTTCGCGATCAGCAAGCGTCGCCGCAGCGAAGGCGGTTTTCCCGGTGCCGAACGTATCCTGAGCCTGCTTGCTAGCGGGACCGGGACGAAGCGCGTGGGCCTGGCGCTCGAAGGCCGGCTCCCGGCGCGCGAAGGCGCGCCGATCTTCAATGGCGAGACCGAAGTCGGCAAAGTCACCAGCGGCGGTTTCGCGCCCACGCTGGGGCATCCGATCGCGATGGGATATGTCGCCAGCGACTGTGCGAACGAGGGCACCGCTCTCGAAATCGAAGTCCGGGGCAAGCGTCTGCCGGCAACGGTCACGGCCATGCCGTTCGTGCCCCATAACTATTACCGCGGAGACAAGTGA
- the metH gene encoding methionine synthase: MTGSGSSRFVNIGERTNVTGSARFKKLVMDGDYAAAVEVARQQVENGAQVIDVNMDEGLLDAVEAMTTFLKLIAAEPDIARVPVMIDSSKWEVIEAGLKCVSGKPIVNSISMKEGEAQFLEHARLCMDYGAAVVVMAFDEEGQADTRDRKVEICIRAYKLLTGIGFPPEDIIFDPNIFAVATGIEEHDRYALDFLEATREIKAACPHVHISGGLSNLSFSFRGNETVRRAMHSVFLYHAIPAGMDMAIVNAGQLDVYDAIDPQLREACEDVILMRRPDATERLIDLAESYKGKDAKAEKAAQEWRGWPVERRLEHALVKGIDAHVVEDTEEARQAVAARDGRPIEVIEGPLMDGMNVVGDLFGSGKMFLPQVVKSARVMKKAVAHLIPYIEAEKEEGARAKGTIVMATVKGDVHDIGKNIVGVVLQCNGYEVIDLGVMVPWSKILESANDNQADMIGLSGLITPSLDEMVTVAEEMQAAGMTMPLLIGGATTSKVHTALRIDPAYDGPVIHVLDASRAVGVASRLLSDTQCDAFVADIAGEYEKVRAAREGKNKSVLLSLEEARANFYDAYLSDKPAPPNAPGLHVFDDWSLEDLREYIDWTPFFRAWELHGTWPSILDDDVVGETARSLKDDADALLSRIVEEKWLTARGVAGLWPCARDGDDVTVHLDDREERVVLPFLRQQVKKSRDRANMCLADFIDPAGDWIGGFAVGIHGIDPYSARFREAKDDYSDILLKALADRLAEAFAERLHKHVRMELWGYAPDEQLTNEALIKEQYRGIRPAPGYPACPDHSLKPILFGLLDAERNAGLELTESFAMWPTAAVSGFYFGHPEAEYFGVARIGRDQLEDYAARRGVDLSTAERWLRPNLD, encoded by the coding sequence ATGACCGGTTCCGGCTCTTCCCGTTTCGTCAATATCGGCGAGCGCACCAATGTCACCGGCTCGGCCCGCTTCAAGAAGCTGGTGATGGACGGCGACTACGCGGCGGCGGTGGAAGTCGCGCGACAACAGGTCGAGAACGGCGCCCAGGTCATCGACGTCAACATGGACGAAGGCCTGCTCGACGCGGTCGAGGCGATGACCACGTTCCTCAAGCTGATCGCCGCCGAACCCGACATCGCGCGCGTGCCGGTGATGATCGACAGTTCCAAGTGGGAGGTGATCGAAGCCGGGCTGAAATGCGTTTCGGGCAAGCCGATCGTCAACTCGATCAGCATGAAGGAGGGCGAGGCGCAGTTTCTGGAGCACGCCAGGCTGTGCATGGACTATGGCGCGGCGGTGGTCGTCATGGCCTTCGACGAGGAGGGGCAGGCCGATACCAGGGACCGCAAGGTCGAAATCTGCATCCGTGCGTACAAGTTGCTGACCGGGATCGGCTTCCCGCCGGAAGACATTATTTTCGACCCCAACATTTTTGCCGTCGCCACTGGGATCGAGGAGCACGACCGCTATGCCCTCGATTTTCTGGAGGCGACGCGCGAGATCAAGGCGGCCTGCCCGCATGTCCATATCAGCGGGGGCCTGTCGAACCTGAGCTTCAGTTTCCGCGGCAACGAGACCGTTCGCCGCGCGATGCATTCGGTGTTCCTCTATCACGCGATTCCCGCCGGGATGGACATGGCGATCGTCAACGCGGGGCAGCTCGACGTTTACGACGCGATCGATCCGCAGCTGCGCGAGGCGTGCGAGGACGTGATCCTGATGCGCCGCCCGGATGCGACCGAGCGGCTGATCGACCTCGCCGAAAGCTACAAGGGCAAGGATGCCAAGGCCGAAAAGGCGGCGCAGGAATGGCGCGGCTGGCCGGTCGAGCGGCGGCTGGAGCACGCCCTGGTCAAGGGCATCGATGCCCATGTGGTCGAAGACACCGAAGAGGCGCGGCAGGCGGTGGCCGCGCGGGACGGCCGCCCGATCGAGGTGATCGAGGGCCCGCTGATGGACGGGATGAACGTCGTCGGCGACCTGTTCGGCAGCGGCAAGATGTTCCTGCCCCAGGTGGTCAAGTCCGCCCGCGTGATGAAGAAGGCGGTCGCCCACCTGATCCCCTATATCGAAGCGGAGAAGGAGGAAGGCGCACGAGCCAAGGGCACGATCGTCATGGCGACCGTGAAGGGCGACGTGCACGATATCGGCAAAAACATCGTCGGCGTCGTGCTGCAATGCAACGGATACGAGGTGATCGATCTCGGCGTGATGGTGCCTTGGTCGAAGATCCTCGAGAGTGCCAACGACAACCAGGCCGATATGATCGGGCTTTCGGGCCTGATCACGCCCTCGCTCGACGAGATGGTGACCGTGGCCGAGGAGATGCAGGCCGCGGGCATGACCATGCCCCTGCTGATCGGCGGCGCGACCACGAGCAAGGTCCACACCGCGCTCAGAATCGATCCGGCTTACGACGGGCCGGTGATCCACGTGCTCGACGCCAGCCGCGCGGTCGGGGTGGCCAGCCGTCTGCTGTCCGATACCCAGTGCGATGCCTTCGTCGCGGATATCGCCGGCGAATACGAGAAAGTGCGCGCCGCGCGCGAGGGCAAGAACAAGAGCGTGCTGCTCAGCTTGGAAGAAGCGCGGGCGAACTTCTACGACGCCTACCTCAGCGACAAGCCCGCGCCGCCGAATGCGCCGGGCCTGCACGTCTTCGACGACTGGTCGTTGGAGGACTTGCGCGAATATATCGACTGGACGCCGTTCTTCCGCGCCTGGGAATTGCACGGCACCTGGCCGTCGATCCTCGACGACGATGTCGTGGGCGAAACGGCGCGCAGCCTGAAGGACGATGCCGACGCTCTGCTTTCCCGGATCGTCGAGGAAAAGTGGCTGACCGCCAGAGGCGTTGCCGGGCTCTGGCCCTGCGCGCGCGATGGCGACGACGTGACCGTCCATCTCGACGACCGCGAAGAGCGGGTCGTGTTGCCGTTCCTGCGCCAGCAGGTGAAGAAGTCGCGCGATCGGGCCAATATGTGCCTGGCCGATTTCATCGATCCGGCGGGCGACTGGATCGGCGGTTTTGCGGTCGGCATCCACGGGATCGATCCCTATTCCGCACGATTCCGCGAGGCGAAGGACGATTATTCGGACATCCTGCTCAAGGCGCTTGCCGACCGCCTGGCCGAGGCGTTTGCCGAGCGGCTTCACAAACATGTCCGCATGGAGCTGTGGGGCTATGCGCCGGACGAGCAACTCACCAACGAGGCGCTGATCAAGGAGCAGTATCGCGGCATTCGCCCTGCGCCGGGCTATCCCGCGTGCCCCGATCACAGCCTCAAGCCGATCCTGTTCGGCCTGCTCGACGCCGAAAGGAACGCGGGGCTGGAATTGACCGAAAGCTTCGCCATGTGGCCCACGGCCGCGGTGAGCGGGTTCTATTTCGGGCATCCCGAAGCGGAATACTTCGGCGTCGCGCGGATCGGGCGCGACCAGCTGGAGGACTATGCCGCCCGCCGGGGGGTCGATCTGTCCACCGCGGAACGCTGGCTGCGGCCCAATCTCGATTGA
- a CDS encoding lipopolysaccharide biosynthesis protein, translated as MRNIGWLLSGRAVNAVLSLVYLALATRTLGIEAFGYFALIIALGQTVTGLANFQTWQFVVRWGSEPQGPGEATGFAIALDFLSVLIGTVIAAALVWSAQHWLPLADDLLWVAFGYCIVSLLAMRSTPTGLLRLRFQFGRATAAEAVQPVVRAAGAILAALFMPTVLGFILAWAAAEVAVAVALWAAAAWREKIDFSQISLWRLPREHPGAWRFVWSTNMSGSLTVGGKQAMILLVGAIGGEAFAGGFRVASQLGQALVQLAQTVSKAIYPELVHAQDEAHDMARRMANIALVGGALAVLIALIFGRWGLEAIAGPEFGVVYWAMVILAIAGAIELVGASLESLLVSAGRAGTAFLVRAVPTVLALLLLETAMGWNGLKGAAFAVLGSSALAVIGFWVAIISLQQIKITVERKHDGIG; from the coding sequence TTGCGAAATATCGGCTGGCTGCTCAGCGGCCGCGCGGTCAATGCCGTGCTCAGCCTCGTCTACCTCGCGTTGGCGACGCGCACGCTGGGGATCGAGGCGTTCGGCTATTTCGCGCTGATCATCGCGCTCGGCCAGACCGTGACCGGTCTCGCCAACTTCCAGACCTGGCAGTTCGTGGTTCGCTGGGGCAGCGAGCCGCAGGGGCCGGGCGAAGCGACCGGGTTCGCGATTGCACTCGATTTTCTCAGCGTTCTGATCGGAACCGTGATCGCGGCCGCACTGGTCTGGAGCGCGCAGCACTGGCTGCCGCTGGCGGACGACCTGTTGTGGGTGGCGTTCGGATATTGCATCGTTTCCCTGCTGGCCATGCGCTCGACGCCCACCGGCCTCCTGCGCCTGCGCTTCCAGTTCGGGCGCGCCACGGCGGCCGAGGCGGTGCAGCCGGTCGTCCGGGCCGCAGGCGCGATCCTGGCGGCCCTGTTCATGCCCACCGTGCTCGGCTTCATCCTCGCCTGGGCCGCTGCCGAAGTCGCGGTGGCGGTGGCGCTGTGGGCCGCCGCCGCATGGCGCGAGAAGATCGACTTTTCGCAGATCAGCCTCTGGCGGCTTCCGCGCGAACATCCGGGCGCCTGGCGTTTCGTATGGTCGACCAATATGTCGGGCAGCCTGACGGTCGGCGGCAAGCAGGCGATGATCCTGCTCGTCGGCGCCATCGGCGGCGAAGCCTTCGCCGGCGGTTTCCGCGTGGCGTCGCAACTGGGCCAGGCGCTGGTGCAGCTGGCGCAGACGGTATCGAAGGCGATCTATCCCGAACTGGTCCATGCGCAGGACGAGGCGCACGATATGGCGCGCCGCATGGCGAATATCGCGCTGGTCGGCGGCGCGCTGGCGGTGCTGATCGCGCTGATCTTCGGCCGCTGGGGGCTGGAGGCGATCGCGGGGCCGGAATTCGGCGTGGTCTACTGGGCCATGGTGATCCTGGCGATCGCCGGCGCGATCGAACTGGTCGGGGCGAGCCTGGAATCGCTGCTGGTTTCGGCCGGGCGCGCAGGCACGGCCTTCCTGGTCCGGGCAGTGCCGACGGTCCTGGCGCTGCTGCTGCTAGAAACGGCGATGGGCTGGAACGGGTTGAAAGGCGCGGCCTTTGCCGTGCTCGGCTCCAGCGCATTGGCGGTGATCGGATTCTGGGTCGCGATCATCTCGCTCCAGCAGATCAAGATCACCGTCGAACGCAAGCACGACGGAATCGGCTAG
- the mmsB gene encoding 3-hydroxyisobutyrate dehydrogenase yields MKIAFIGLGNMGGGMAANLVKAGHEVRAFDLSDEARAAAQGNGCAVFDDAKEAVQGVEAVVTMLPNGEIVKAVLENEVFGHAPAGAIVLDCSTIDVATTRALSEAATAKGYLMVDAPVSGGIAAANGGTLTFMVGGTGEAFARAEPILAAMGKAVIHAGDAGAGEAAKLCNNLILAATMIATCEGFRLAEKLGLDPQVFYDISSKATGQSWSMTSYCPVPGVGPQSPSDNGYKGGFASALMLKDLKLAMEAAETSGASTPLGRHAKDLYEAFAAEHGALDFSAIIKSL; encoded by the coding sequence ATGAAAATCGCCTTCATCGGCCTCGGCAATATGGGCGGCGGGATGGCTGCGAACCTGGTTAAAGCGGGGCACGAGGTGCGCGCGTTCGATCTCAGCGACGAGGCGCGCGCCGCGGCGCAAGGCAATGGCTGCGCGGTGTTCGACGACGCGAAAGAGGCCGTGCAGGGCGTCGAGGCCGTCGTCACGATGCTGCCCAACGGCGAAATCGTGAAGGCCGTGCTGGAAAACGAAGTGTTCGGTCATGCGCCCGCAGGCGCGATCGTGCTCGACTGCTCGACGATCGATGTCGCCACCACCCGCGCGCTGTCCGAAGCCGCGACCGCCAAGGGCTACCTGATGGTCGACGCGCCGGTCTCGGGCGGGATCGCGGCGGCGAACGGCGGCACGCTGACCTTCATGGTCGGCGGCACGGGCGAAGCCTTCGCGCGCGCCGAGCCGATTCTGGCGGCAATGGGCAAGGCGGTGATCCACGCCGGCGACGCGGGCGCGGGCGAGGCTGCCAAGCTGTGCAACAACCTGATCCTCGCCGCGACGATGATCGCGACGTGCGAGGGGTTCAGGCTGGCCGAGAAGCTCGGGCTCGATCCGCAGGTCTTTTACGACATATCCTCGAAAGCGACCGGCCAGTCGTGGTCGATGACCAGCTATTGCCCCGTCCCCGGCGTCGGCCCGCAAAGCCCGTCGGACAACGGCTACAAGGGCGGGTTCGCGAGCGCGCTGATGCTCAAGGACCTGAAGCTCGCGATGGAGGCTGCCGAAACGTCCGGCGCCAGCACCCCGCTGGGGCGGCACGCGAAAGACCTCTACGAAGCCTTCGCGGCCGAGCACGGGGCACTCGACTTTTCGGCCATCATCAAGTCGCTCTGA